From Bacillus sp. Bos-x628, the proteins below share one genomic window:
- a CDS encoding MMPL family transporter has translation MLQIIKARWMILVVWMITAVILFITAPDLEELTREKGQLNVPDGTPTAEALQLLDKLSDHKGKKDTGVIVFSEQHLFPAKEQELKKALAALITHAPELHIDGITSYFHVDPDIQKQLLSKDKSTLLVPFKFDHYETKAVKIKEQIEEVLKPYNVSFEMTGQKFVDSDVIKSSQQGLKKTELITMIFIFFILIIVFRSILAPVVPLITIGISYAVSRCVVAFLVEYTQFPLSNFTQIFMVAIMFGIGTDYCILLLSRFKEEIGQGRDVQESIIITYKCAGKTVFFSGLAVLVGFSSIGFAKFQLYQSAVSVAVGVGILLIALVTIVPFFMSVFGKSLFWPSKRENIRHPQSKIWELAGRFSFKRPLISLGLVALITVPPILMYDGTLSYNSLNEIGTKYESVRAFNTISDQFGYGEALPLNVLVESENELDNQEKIVIIEKLTRKLNDIEEVKTVRSVTRPVGDGLSQLYVTSQAKDLGGELGKGNEGIGKISDGLTETNLALIKQKPKIEDSTKGIDKLIHGTKAIKNGIGEVRESLIALEDGVKRSKDGVGTIRQKIKEAKKELEQEYYSSEAMIKELQTMVNTFERHEKSNQELMTTIKKVKKSYENLSFETLEKRVPKLKDMDEYKDIKKVFRETKEMLKQAEDQMSLYEDEASAFEQKIKKANQVIQALKSKQKEVKRQVHDLMTGLDQIYDGLDQTNKGQKQLIKEMPKIENGADQLADGQKSLKKGFSQFSSKLNLLTDGLDESIEGLEQVKNGFTEADSYLKQLQQAPDEEVTGWFIPKEVLKRHDFKQIFHTYMSPDRKLTTFEVILNVNPYSNEAMEGVAKIENTLDLFLPESGLKNANYGVSGISSLNVDLKETSDGDFIRTVIFMLMGIFFILILLLRSIVMPIYLTLSMILTYFTSIGLTEWIFKTFFGYDGVSWAVPFFSFVILVTLGIDYSIFLMDRFNEWKGEHVQASMISAMRNMGSVIISAVAILGGTFAAMLPSGVLSLVEIATVVLIGLLLYAFVVLPLFVPVMVHIFGKWNWWPFRMKS, from the coding sequence ATGTTGCAAATCATTAAAGCAAGATGGATGATATTAGTGGTGTGGATGATAACAGCCGTTATTTTGTTTATTACTGCACCCGATTTAGAGGAATTAACGAGGGAAAAAGGGCAATTAAATGTTCCAGATGGGACACCTACAGCAGAAGCACTTCAATTATTGGATAAGCTATCAGATCATAAAGGAAAAAAAGACACTGGTGTGATTGTATTCTCCGAACAACATCTGTTCCCTGCAAAAGAGCAGGAATTAAAAAAGGCTTTAGCTGCACTCATCACGCATGCCCCAGAACTCCACATTGACGGAATTACTTCATATTTTCATGTAGATCCGGACATTCAAAAACAACTTTTATCAAAAGATAAAAGTACACTTCTTGTTCCATTCAAATTCGACCATTATGAAACAAAAGCTGTGAAGATTAAAGAACAAATTGAGGAAGTTTTAAAGCCCTACAACGTTTCATTTGAAATGACGGGTCAAAAATTTGTGGATTCAGATGTCATTAAAAGCTCTCAACAAGGTCTGAAGAAAACTGAACTTATAACGATGATCTTTATTTTTTTTATTTTAATTATTGTGTTCAGATCAATATTAGCACCTGTTGTTCCACTGATTACGATTGGAATTTCTTACGCGGTAAGTCGGTGTGTTGTGGCTTTTCTCGTGGAATATACGCAATTTCCTCTATCTAATTTCACTCAGATTTTTATGGTAGCGATTATGTTCGGTATAGGAACAGATTATTGTATCTTGCTTTTAAGCCGTTTTAAAGAGGAGATAGGGCAAGGACGTGATGTGCAAGAATCGATCATCATCACTTATAAATGTGCAGGCAAAACGGTGTTTTTCAGCGGGTTAGCCGTATTAGTCGGTTTCTCAAGCATTGGTTTTGCCAAATTTCAACTGTATCAATCCGCTGTCAGTGTTGCGGTGGGAGTTGGCATTTTGCTGATCGCTCTTGTCACGATTGTTCCTTTTTTTATGTCGGTTTTCGGAAAATCTCTTTTTTGGCCATCTAAAAGAGAAAATATCCGTCATCCGCAAAGTAAAATATGGGAGCTTGCAGGTCGGTTTTCATTTAAGAGACCGCTCATCAGCTTAGGTTTAGTAGCCCTTATCACAGTTCCGCCAATTCTCATGTATGATGGAACACTTTCTTATAACAGTTTAAATGAAATTGGGACAAAGTATGAATCAGTCCGTGCGTTTAATACAATTTCAGATCAATTTGGATACGGAGAAGCATTGCCGCTGAATGTTCTTGTTGAAAGTGAAAACGAGCTAGATAATCAGGAAAAGATCGTCATTATTGAAAAGCTCACTCGTAAGTTAAATGACATTGAAGAAGTAAAAACAGTTCGAAGTGTCACAAGACCGGTTGGAGATGGTTTAAGTCAACTGTACGTCACTTCTCAAGCGAAAGACCTAGGTGGAGAGCTTGGAAAAGGAAATGAAGGAATAGGGAAAATCTCTGATGGATTGACAGAAACAAACTTAGCTCTTATCAAACAAAAGCCAAAGATTGAAGACTCCACTAAAGGAATTGACAAGTTGATTCATGGAACAAAAGCCATCAAAAATGGAATTGGAGAAGTAAGAGAATCACTGATTGCTTTAGAAGATGGGGTTAAGCGCAGCAAAGACGGTGTCGGTACCATCAGACAAAAAATCAAAGAAGCGAAAAAAGAACTAGAACAAGAATATTATAGCAGTGAAGCAATGATTAAAGAGCTTCAAACAATGGTCAACACGTTTGAACGCCATGAGAAATCAAATCAGGAACTTATGACCACGATCAAAAAAGTGAAAAAGTCTTATGAGAATCTATCATTTGAAACGCTTGAAAAGCGTGTTCCAAAACTCAAAGACATGGATGAATATAAGGACATTAAGAAGGTATTCAGGGAAACAAAAGAAATGCTAAAACAAGCAGAAGACCAAATGAGCTTATATGAAGATGAAGCATCAGCTTTTGAACAAAAGATCAAAAAAGCAAATCAGGTCATTCAAGCATTGAAAAGTAAACAGAAAGAAGTGAAACGACAAGTACACGATTTAATGACAGGGCTTGATCAAATTTATGATGGTCTTGATCAAACGAACAAAGGACAAAAACAATTAATTAAAGAAATGCCTAAAATAGAAAATGGAGCAGACCAGCTAGCAGATGGTCAAAAATCATTAAAAAAAGGATTTAGCCAATTTTCATCTAAGCTCAATTTATTAACAGATGGTTTAGATGAAAGTATTGAAGGGTTAGAGCAAGTTAAAAACGGCTTCACAGAGGCTGATAGCTATTTAAAGCAGCTCCAACAGGCACCCGATGAAGAAGTAACCGGCTGGTTTATTCCTAAAGAAGTGTTAAAACGACATGATTTTAAGCAAATTTTTCATACCTATATGTCTCCAGATCGCAAATTAACGACATTTGAAGTCATTTTGAATGTAAATCCATATAGCAATGAAGCGATGGAAGGTGTGGCAAAAATTGAGAATACACTTGATCTATTTTTGCCAGAGAGCGGATTGAAAAATGCGAACTATGGTGTATCAGGTATATCAAGCTTAAATGTTGATTTAAAAGAAACATCCGACGGTGATTTTATTCGAACCGTTATATTTATGTTAATGGGAATTTTCTTTATTTTAATTTTATTGTTACGTTCTATTGTCATGCCTATATACTTAACACTATCAATGATCTTAACGTATTTTACATCCATCGGTTTAACAGAATGGATATTTAAAACCTTCTTTGGCTATGATGGTGTAAGTTGGGCTGTGCCGTTTTTCAGCTTTGTCATTCTCGTCACGCTTGGGATTGATTATTCCATCTTCCTCATGGATCGTTTTAATGAATGGAAGGGAGAACATGTTCAAGCATCGATGATATCAGCAATGAGAAATATGGGCTCAGTCATTATTTCAGCAGTTGCCATTTTAGGTGGCACCTTTGCAGCTATGCTGCCATCAGGTGTTTTATCTCTTGTTGAGATAGCAACAGTTGTGCTCATTGGTCTTTTGTTATATGCTTTTGTTGTTCTGCCGCTATTTGTTCCGGTTATGGTCCATATTTTCGGCAAATGGAATTGGTGGCCGTTCAGGATGAAATCGTAG
- a CDS encoding MFS transporter has protein sequence MMLGEKTVSKKNIIALSSVPLIMTLGNSMLIPVLPEIEKKLSITSFQVSLIITVYSVVAILCIPIAGYLSDRIGRKKVLLPCLLIAGLGGAVAAVASTIMKEPYMWILFGRVLQGVGSAGAAPVVMPFIGDLFHDDKEVSAGLGAIETSNTAGKVLSPIIGALLASWFWFMPFWFIPFFSITSFLMVLFMVESAKKEENAPSFKEFLKSTKTIFKHDGRWLYSIFAIGGFIMFLLFGVLFYLSDNLEAAYQIKGVKKGLLLSIPLLFLSISSFVAGKTIGKEKGKMRLFLIVGMALLSLSYIFLWWNHSFYLLFICLSIGGVGIGIVLPALDALITEGIEKEQCGTITSFYSSMRFIGVALGPPIYAYLMDKGDSIVFILSTICSLISLFLVLFFIQPDKKDESEQLNTV, from the coding sequence ATGATGTTGGGCGAGAAAACAGTCAGTAAAAAAAATATTATTGCATTATCATCAGTGCCTTTAATCATGACACTTGGGAACTCGATGTTAATACCAGTATTGCCAGAGATAGAAAAGAAACTTTCAATTACTTCCTTTCAGGTCTCACTCATTATTACGGTATATTCCGTTGTCGCGATCTTATGCATTCCAATTGCAGGGTATTTATCTGATCGTATTGGGAGGAAAAAGGTGCTACTTCCATGCCTTTTAATTGCTGGTCTTGGAGGAGCTGTTGCAGCCGTTGCTTCAACCATTATGAAAGAACCATACATGTGGATTTTATTCGGCAGGGTACTTCAAGGTGTTGGATCAGCAGGAGCGGCTCCTGTTGTCATGCCGTTTATAGGAGACTTATTTCATGATGATAAAGAGGTGAGTGCAGGGCTTGGTGCGATTGAAACATCCAATACTGCTGGAAAAGTACTAAGTCCAATTATCGGAGCACTGCTTGCTTCTTGGTTTTGGTTTATGCCGTTTTGGTTCATTCCGTTTTTCTCAATTACAAGCTTTCTCATGGTCTTGTTTATGGTTGAATCCGCTAAAAAAGAAGAGAATGCGCCTTCATTTAAAGAATTTTTGAAATCAACAAAGACCATTTTTAAACATGATGGACGCTGGCTTTATTCTATTTTTGCAATTGGCGGTTTTATTATGTTTCTTCTATTTGGTGTGCTCTTTTATTTATCTGACAACTTAGAGGCGGCTTATCAAATTAAAGGGGTCAAAAAAGGGCTCCTTCTTAGTATCCCGCTCCTTTTTTTGTCTATTAGTTCCTTCGTTGCTGGAAAGACCATCGGAAAAGAGAAGGGAAAAATGAGATTGTTTTTAATCGTGGGAATGGCCTTATTATCTCTTTCTTATATCTTTTTGTGGTGGAATCACAGTTTCTACTTATTATTTATATGTTTGAGCATTGGCGGGGTTGGGATAGGCATTGTACTACCTGCACTTGATGCACTGATTACAGAAGGAATTGAAAAAGAGCAGTGCGGGACCATTACGTCATTTTACAGTAGTATGCGGTTTATCGGCGTAGCTTTGGGACCGCCGATTTATGCGTATCTCATGGATAAAGGAGACTCCATCGTCTTTATTCTCTCAACCATTTGTAGTCTGATTTCATTATTTTTGGTTCTCTTTTTCATCCAGCCCGATAAAAAGGATGAAAGTGAACAATTGAATACGGTTTAA
- a CDS encoding GntR family transcriptional regulator gives MSTKTDNRHLYLKVIDRIKEDIQTGVYAEKEKLPSEFELSKLLGVSRATLREALRILEEEKYLIRRHGVGTFVNSRPLFSTGIEQLTSVTKMIEQVNMTPGTIFLSSQEGEPTENDVIRFQCDESDEIFSMERVRTADGQPVVYCLDKIPVKHLPASFTHEDKSLFELFGREPHSGIKYAVADIEPIGYHDQVSPILECDPETALLLLKQMHYDQDDQPVLYSLNYFRADKFSFHVIRKRF, from the coding sequence ATGTCTACCAAAACAGACAATCGACATTTATATTTGAAAGTGATTGACCGTATTAAAGAAGATATTCAAACAGGTGTATATGCCGAAAAAGAAAAACTGCCCTCAGAGTTCGAGCTCTCAAAACTTTTAGGAGTGAGCAGAGCGACACTGCGTGAAGCCCTTCGTATATTAGAAGAAGAAAAGTATTTGATTAGAAGGCATGGAGTAGGGACTTTTGTCAATTCAAGACCCCTCTTTTCAACAGGCATTGAACAGCTCACCAGTGTCACGAAAATGATTGAGCAGGTGAATATGACACCTGGAACAATCTTCTTATCCTCGCAAGAAGGGGAGCCAACAGAGAATGACGTCATCCGTTTTCAGTGTGATGAATCTGATGAGATCTTTTCAATGGAGCGCGTTCGAACGGCAGATGGACAACCAGTCGTATATTGTTTGGATAAAATTCCTGTCAAACATTTACCCGCTTCTTTTACTCATGAGGACAAATCACTTTTTGAGCTGTTTGGCAGAGAACCACATAGCGGGATTAAATATGCAGTTGCCGACATTGAACCGATTGGCTATCATGATCAAGTTTCTCCTATACTAGAATGTGATCCTGAAACTGCTCTTCTGTTACTGAAACAAATGCACTATGATCAAGATGATCAGCCGGTTTTATACTCGCTGAACTACTTTCGAGCGGATAAATTCAGTTTTCATGTCATTCGTAAACGATTTTAA